ctctctttttcctattCGAATGAGGGTGGTAAAACTGATTGAGAGGATTTTTCGAAATTTCTTATGGGATGGTATTGGGGAGGAAAGAAAACTTCACTTGGTGAATTGGAAAAAGGTTTGTACTCCGGTGACTTGTGCAGGTTTGGGTGTGCGGAATTTGAAACTTTTTAATAAAGCTCTTCTTGGGAAGTGGCTTTGGAGATATAACAATGAGAATACTGCTTTGTGGAAACAGATTGTTGATGCTAAATATGGAAGGATTTGGGGGAACTGGTgtactaatgaaataaaaggggTGTTTGGGGTGCGTCTATGGAAGTCTATTCGAATGGGATGGGGGGACTTTGTCAGAAACACTAATCTCAAAGTGGGGACGGGATCTAACATctctttttggcatgatgtttggtgtggtgattTAGCTCTTAAATTAGCATTTCCTCGCCTTTTCAGGATTGCTACATGTAAAGGGGCTGCTGTGGCGGATTCTTGCTTGTTTTCTAATAACATGCTAAACTGGAATGTGGAATTCTCTAGATACTTACAGGACTGGGAAGTGAGTGAAGCTGCTGATTTCTATGCTACCCTTTATGCTTCTAAGATTGATCAGACCAGGGATGATATGTTGCAGTGGACTCATGATTCTAAAAGCAGATTTTCTGTGAAATCCTATTACAAGGTCTTAACTAGTCTTGGTAATATAACATTCCCCTGGAAATGTATTTGGAAAGCTAAAGTGCCCagtaaagttgaattttttggcTGGTTGATGTCGCTTGATAAAGTTTTAACTaccgataatttgaggaaaaggggCTTTTATGTGATGGACTGGTGCACCATGTGTAAAAATGATGGTGAATCTGTCAACCATttgtttcttcattgtgaaatgGCAACGGTtttgtggaatgagttattTGTCGAGGTAGGTATCGATTGGGTAATGCCTTTTCATGTGGTGGATTTTTTGGCTTGCTGGCAAGGAGCAGCTGGAAGTGGACAAAGTACAGAGGAGTGGAGAATGATCCCCCTGTGCTTATTCTGGTGTCtatggcttgagagaaatgggaggtgttttgaagatCGTGAATGCACAAGGATGGaatttagggactttttcttcaacactttaaacttttgggtgaataatcttttgaggGATATCAACATTTGTAATGCTTTTCCTTAGTACTGTTTCTGCTTTAGATTGTACTTAGgtttattctcttgtatactacctgtgtacttgggctatgcctatttactatgaataaaatctctattatctatcaaaaaaaaaaaaaaagtatttggagaaaaagaaaattgcacTTGAAGTACAAAGTAACTACGATGCAACAAGACAGGTGGAatcttgaattttaaaaaaatgtttacaaCTTGCACAGAAATCTCAAATAACCAAGAAAAAAGTCCATCTGAATCTCAAACTCAACTACCTCTATTAAATGTGTTGTTCCAGACACATTCATGAATTCCAATTTGCGCATTCCAAGCTGCTTGCGATACACATCAATCAGAGAATCCAATTTCTCCTGTGCCATATGAACCTCTTTTTGGGCTCTAGAAACCTATGGATAATGAATCATACCAAGACGGCTCAGAAAGCATAGTTAAAAAAGGCAAGAtaaacacacacatacacaaagaAGGCCGGGTGGGAGGGGGACCAGCCACTTTCAGCGGATGAAACCCTTATACATAATACAAACCTCAGGAAATTGACCATTAGAAgtgctaattaaattttttagatcTCTTTGATCAGCTGCTTCTTTGTTAAGGGTAGACAACAATTTCACAGCACTGCCAATTACAATGGATGATGAAGCagtcaaaatcaactttttcaacaGCTTGGAGTACACAGTATTGGCTCGCATATTTTTGACAGTATCCTCTTCTTCAAGGTGAATTTTCTGAAGTTGTTTTCCAGCACATAGAATAGCTTGGATAACTGCAATGAACTGTAGCATCCAATCATCTAAAAACTGTCAGCATGCCACACAATGTAATAAATACACTTCCAAGGCATAAAAATTAGTAGCATTGACTAGAAAGGCAACATATGAatgacatatataaatatagcaaTACACATTAGCAGGACAATTAGCAGGACAAAGAATGAGTCATTCATCACCTCAGACGGGGTGGCAGTCCGGTGGAAGACTCTTGTTATACCGCGTTGAATATCGGGTGACCTCCCCAACATCGTCAAAACTGAAGAAAGTATATAAGTAAACTCAGGTTGTACAACTGTGGTATCAGAATTTTCCCCATCTAGCCCTTGAATATTTTGTGAAGCCCTAGAAGACCCCATCGATTCTGCAATCTCAGAAACAGCATCGAGACGAGCAGAAATCATGTTTCTATCACATAAAGGGTGCGCTACCTGTGTCATGCAAGGGAACTAATCAAATactggagaaagaaagagataaaaTTGCAAGAAAAATCCATCAAAATCCACATCCACCACATACCCAGTGCCTAAGAAGTCTTGACCCATATATAGTAAGAGTATGATTCATGAACTGCAGCAAGGAGCCAGACTCGGACCCATCGGTGCTGTTCTTCAAAACCTAAAGAGAATGGacatattatttgtttttaatcaGGAAAATGGACACAGTAATTTAGTCTTATTGAAATGGAAAATTACTAATaaggaaatatattttttttaataagtaaacgaTTATGTTGatatgaataggcatagcccaagtacacaagatggtatacaaaaTGTAACACCTATTTAGGAAGAGGAAATAGAAACTAGAAATTCATGAAAATTGAGGCCACAAAAATCTACAGCTGGGGCCCATAGAAAGAGAGTgctgaaaaaaaataatctaagttCTTCTCATGAATGCTCCTTGTCTTCAAATGTCCAGTCATTTTGCTCCTTCCATAGGCACCACAGAATACATATTGGAACCATTTTCCACACCGCTGAGATTTGTGGGAGACCTCATAGATTGGTCCAACTGGTCATGAGCTCAATCACTGTGGCAGGCATCACCCAAGTAAGATCTAAACTGCTGAACACTTCATTCCATAACATTCTAGCGACCTCACAATGCAACAGCTAGTGATCCACAGTTTCACCACTTTTCCTACATATGCAACACCACTCTACTATGATTATCCTTCGTTTCCGTAAGTTGTCCAATGTCAAGATCTTACCCAATGTTGCTGCCCATACAAAAAATGGTGCTTTGAGAGGCGCCTTATTTCACCAAATCCTTCTCCATGGGAACTCAGTGTTATGTGGTTGTGTGAGTCGTATGAAAAGAACGGACTGAGAATATACCTTTACAGGTGGGTATCCACCACATCGTGTCAACGCCTTGTGTTCTCAGTATCATGGTGTATAGAAGACCAAAAAATTCCTCAATGCTgccaacttcccaatcttgggctgcCTTGGTGAAATTCACGTTCCATCGAACTAGGTCCCTAGAGAACTCCATACAATCAGCCAATGATGCATCTATCTCACATGCAATTCTAAAAACTGAAGGGAAAGAATCCTGTAGTGCATGATCTCCACACCACCGGTCAATCCAAAATTTTATTCTAGAACCATTACCCATTACCAGCCAAGTGTGCCTAGCAAAAATCCCCCACCCTCCTCTAATGTGTTTCCAAATTCCTTCACCCTCCCCTAATGTGTTTCCAAATTCCTATTCCATAAGCCCCGTGAACTTCTCTAgtgcacccccccccccccaaaaaccaaaaaacatacCTCCATATTTAAGTTCAATCACCGACTTCCATAAGGCTTCCAATTCCATGTTGTATCTCCACATCCACTTCCCAAGTAAGACTCGACTGAAAATCTTCAACTTTCTAATACCCAACCCACCGGAGGAGACTAGAGAGCATACCTTATCCCACTTGACTAGATGAAACTTGAATTTGTCAACTAACCCACTCCACAGAAAATCACAATAAAGTTTCTTGATGCGGTTCATCACACTTATTGGGATTGGGAATACAGATAAAAAGTATTTTGGAAAATTAGAAATAGTACTTTTGATTAGAATGATCCTACCACCTTTCAAAAGATACAATTTTTTCCAACCTGTCAATCTGCGTTCAATCTTCTCAATCGCTATATCCCAAATCAATATAGACTTTGCAGCAGCCCCCAAGGGAAGACCAAGATAATTCATGGGAAGAGAAGAAACCTTACATCCAAGAGTATTAGCCAACTGCCAGATATTGCGAACATTACCCACTAGCACCAActctgatttatcaaaattcactttCAATCCTGATGCCGCTTAAAAACAAAGTAATAATGCCTTCGAATTTGGTTTTGTTCTGCCTCACAAAAGATCAGTGTATCATCTACAAACAATAAGTGAAATATATTAATGGAGCTCCTAGTAGGATTACCAACTGAGAAGCCATCAATAAATCCACTATTCAACAAGGAGAAAATCATTTTGCTAAGTGCCTCCATAACAATGACAAATAGGAGTGGGGGCAAAGAATCTCCTTGTCTTAGACCTCAGGAGCTATTAAAGAAGCCACTTGGGCTGCCATTCACCAAGACTGAAAACCTCGCCGTTGAGATACACCATCTAATTCACGAGCACCATTTCTCCCCAAACCCATACCTCACAAGCAAATAGAGTAGTAactcccaattaacatgatcatacgTCTTCTCTATATCTAATTTGCATAGGATCCCCGACTGTCCAGATTTTAGTCTACTGTCTAtacattcattggcaatgagaACTGAGTCCAGAATTTGTCTACCCTTCACACATGCATTTTGGGGTTTTGTAATAATCCTCTCCAGGGCCTCCCCTAGGCGATTTGCGAGCACCTTCGATATGatcttatacaccccattcACGAGACTAATGAGCTAGTAATCTTTCACCTCCAATGCCCCAATCTCCTTGGGAATTAGTGTGATAAATGAGGCATTAAGGCTTTCTCAAACTTCCCAACCGAAAAGAATTCAAGGAAAACTTATTAAATCTTCCCTCACCACATCccaacatgtttaaaaaaataataaggaaatatcaaattaaaagaaGCTGTTCAAGTCTCCAAGCAACccattgtatatattatataatattcttcAGGAGTACTCACAAATTCCTGATGATATTTGTACAGGAAGTTCCTTATTCTTCCAGCTAGGTCTAAGTTACAAACGTTTAAGCCATCCTACATTGGAAAGATAACACCGGATTCCTGCTGCCAGCCCACCCATGTGGGCTATGAAAGTGATAATGGATGACAATCAAGTTATAAAAACGCCAATTATGTTGGTTCAGCATCAGAGTCAATGAGCCTGATTCTAACTCCTGAAGTTGAGATGATTCACCACTGGCCCTCATCCTAAGATTAATCATTTTGAAAGTCCCTTGGTGGAAGAGGAGCCAGACATGATGCTGGCTCAGCACAAGATACTAGTGTTATTAGAAACCCTTCAGCATAACAAAAATAGGCAATTACCTCCAATTGTTGAAGTGCATTGGCTGAGAAGGTCATCTCCATTTTGCTTGAGAAGGGCCTAAATGAAGCTCCCAGGCACAAGATTCTCTCAAAACCAAATTGCTTTAGATGCCGAATGGTTAAGGCCAGTGCTTGGACAGTCAAATCTGGCATGCTCATAATCCCCTTCAAAACCAAAATAGTAAAGTGAAAAAGAAtgataaatgattaaaaataaaaatgcaagagAGAGATAAGTACAGAACTAAAAAATTCAGCAAGTTAGCATCCGATTACAAACAATAACCTTAATTAGGCAGAAATAAAGatttaatcataatttttagTAAAAGAGgatgaaatttagaaaattttgcaGCAATTATACCACTCATAATTTAACTAACTCGATGAGGATAAAGTAATCAGGACCTCACTCAACTATTACAGGATCTGCTGAAAGAGCAGTTATCTCTAAAAGAGTGTAAGGAATACCAAAGGTTCCATATAGTTTGTTCcggcaaggaaaaaaaatacgaaAAGATACAATACCTCAATTGTCAGGCGATGGTTTCCCTGCTCAGTGAACTTCGTGCTTTGTTTTGCATGATATGGATGATCTACTAAAGTATCTTCACCCGTGTTCTCGTATAAAGACATCACTTCAGCAAGCGCACCTCCATCTATGAAGCATTCTCCTGAGGCATGCTCCACACGAACATTTGAAGAGGGTCCAGCATAAGCAAGTAACAGCTAATTACAATAAGTCCCATTATATTAGGCAAGTCCAACTTAGAGCCCAGGAAAATCACACATCAAAAGATAAATAAGCCTATATTAGAGCGTAATTTGAAGAATTTCAAATCTTAggtttttttatcatcttaggaatggtttgattatatatctaaaaaaatttatttgtatcATCTCCATCTTTGAATTATCCCCAATTCTCCAATAAATAGAATTAGTATATGATgcaaattcaatttaagaataacAAAGATGTAAGACCCAAAGTTCTTTATCTCatcctctctattttttctcttttccctttcaattgttattgcattttaaattctATCACCTACTAATTAACAAAATGACAGTCACCTTAtctatagatttaaaaaaaaaatgacgtaAACTCAAAATAGAAACCGACAAGAGGAGTGAAGCCCCCAACTAACATCAGCACAAATTTAGCACCTTATATTTCTCAGACatgagaagataaaaaaaagtcattttttcCATTGCGTAAAACTTTATCATCGTAACCACGAAGCTACCTTCTCCGTTTGCTGAGAGAGAGGCTTCCCAAGAAGCAACTCTGCAGGTGACAAGCTTAAAACCACAGCCTCAAGCGCACACCTCATAAAATTGTCGTTGAACTCCGCATAAACAACTTCTCCCGTAGATATCTCCACCGCAACCATCCCGATTGTCACATCAAACCCACTCTCCACTCCACACTCGAAATTCTTTTCTAGCACACCCTTCTCCACCACACAAACCAAATAATTACTCTCTCCCCCCCATCCCTCCTCCCCTCCCCCCATATCCTCGGCTGCCTCTAGCGTCGCCTTAGTGTACAATGCCGATAATCCCCGGCAAAAGGGGCCCAGCCGGTTCTCCCCGTGCGCCTTAATTGCCGCGGTCTCGGTCTGCTTCACCACACCAACCTTATACCCAGCACTCACAAGCCTCCTCACATGGACATTTAATCGAAAAGTAGGCACGCTCGCCGTCATAAAGTTATGATCCAAATGGGCATATATCCCCAACTCCCTTGCTGCAATTTCGGCATCCTCGCCAAAAAACCGGTACTTGTAACCAACTTCCACCATCAAAAGAACATcagggtatttatttttaaggtcCACGACTTGTAGTTCTAAGGGGGTATATTTGGTCGGGTTTGGTTTCGGGTTTTGAGACGACGGTTCTGAACATGTTGTGGAAGGTTCTAGTAGTCGGTGGAGGAATTTTTCGTGGAGGGAGGGGTTCGGGAGAGGGGGGATGGCATTGTGGGTGTGGGGGGAGAGTTTGGGGAGCTTTGAGGGTTTGGAATTTGAGGAGGAGAGTCGAGAGGTAAGGCGGCGTTTGGAGGGAGAGAAAGTGACTGTGGCTGAGATTTTTGGAGGTGGggttgaagaagaagacgaaaaaGAAGGAGGAGAAGGGCTCGATGGGATTTTGGGTTTGGAAGCGAAGAAGCGGGATATCACTTGCTGTTTTTGCTTGCCCATCGTAACAGGTGATGGCGGTGGTGGAAGTGAGAGCAAATTTAGTATGGAACTGGGAGGGTTTGTTGATTTGGCGCGCTTTTATCTGGACTCCTCGAACTATAGATTGTCGTCTTCTATCCCTTCGTTTCTCCTTTTTACTTATCCCCTTTTCTTTCCCGAGAAGTGCTGCACAGCAGTCCCACGTCCAATAcatcattataaaataatagaaaataaaataataaatttactttttttaataatataaaaaaatatgagactGCTGCGTAGAtttattctttctttcccttctcGACATATCGAAACTAGACGGTTCATTCGGATGGGCTTTTCCGGCCCGATTCAAAATCCAAATAATTGGATTCCGATTGCGGTTTCGATCCGAAATAAATCCGGGCTAGTAACTGCTTAAAGAAACCTAGGTACACCTGGTTCGAGTTCCGAATTCGTAAccgaagaattttatttttttaaaaaaattcagtaACAAAACAGTGTCGTTTTATGAAAATTAGTCAAACGGGCCGAAACCCTTGTCTCACGAATCACTCCTTTcttcaaatctctctctctctatctgtgTTGAGCTTTTGTAACTGTTGGATTATTGTATATCTCAGCTTGTGTTTGAAGAGTGCTGGTTGCAAGTAATTTTGATCTTAGCTAGTTTGGTTTTTTCTCAACTGGTAGATGTTGGGTTGGGTTTGGTTTTTCTCGACTGGTAGATATCTTTCGGGAATTATTCTATCTCCGAACGTTACCATTGTGTTAAGGGCTGTTTGGGAATCAGATTCCATATGTATGATAAAATGTTGGTAATTAATGTCGATTTTACCCAACCCATATATGGCTTTGTTCCCTAATCTTGattgtatttaattaaaaccAAGAGGATAAGAGCCTATTACAAACACACAGTACAAAGATATtaagaagaaataataaaaaaagaagaagaggagggagAGGGCGTGAAATTATGTCATGTATACTTTGGACCCAAATATGCCATGTTCAGCCAAACAAAATGTAAAccatgaagatcttcattgttaccaatttgagaaatttattacCTATGACATTATATGGTTGTGAACCAGCTGACCCAATTATGAGGTCTCCAAACCATAGTTTTGAATTTCGTATCATACCGGCCGGTACgattgaaatatttctttttcatggCTTAGCTAGTACAGAGAATGATATAGTTTTGTACTGGTCAGGATTTTGGCCGTTTCGGTCCATATCGGTTATTATTTCGCCCTCTACCGTCCtatatttcggcctgtacctGCTGTTATTTcgacatttatttttttctttttctttttttcatttattcaaaCTGCAAGCTCATTTTCTGACTCTCTAATTCAgatcagactatttataatttatatatatattcatatataatttatttatatatagactattattttagaatataatttttatatatttatatatataatttatttatatatcgactattcaaAAATAgtatacaaaatagtaacagtaccgaaatatttcattccagtaCCTTGACTGGTACAGCCTCcaatacggtattcaaaactttgctccaaacaacctcttaatGAGTCTAATTAAATTGCTCAAAATCCCAGAATTCATCCAACTCACCTAATCCACGGTCATATCCAGAAAACATGGTgagagttttataaaaatatctctaaactaaaatagatttgaaattgaaaacagTTAACTGTGCTGATATGGTTATGAGGCAATATATATGGGCTGTAATTTACCAAATAGAACTTGACAAACATTAAAAATGATGTGTATCTTCATGGTTATAATCCCTATCTGGCACTACTTAGAAGAACAGTGCTGTCATTCATTGACTAAGAAAAGTAGTAGTGTGCCATAATCAGCTCATTCTTTGGAGCTCACTTCACTGGTTACCTCTAGAGTTCTTTACATGAATTTAGATTTATACTCTGAACTATCATGCATTTCACCACTTTGCACTTCTAAATTATTGAACTGATGCATTAGAAtattaaattatcatatagtTATAATGCAAAAAGAACAAACCCTTTTTTGGTTCAATGCAAGTATAGGACTTCTAGATAATCCCCCCAACCCCACCTAATCTCTTTCATGCAGTTCTCGAGATAAAAGATTTGTGTGTATTGATGAAGTACTATGATCttgtgtttcaattttttttaatttcatgacATTTAGATGTGAGGGCTATGTTAAACTTTAGAGATGCGTGTTACAATATTGGTCATTCCTTTAGATTTCTATGATAATCAGTGGTATTAAATTCGAATGAATGAGTTTCTTCTATATTTTGGGTCCCCCACACAGTACCTAGTACCTTCTGTTTCAGTCCTATATTTTGCATGTACATGAATGAAGGCAATGTGAACAAGATGAGTAGTGTCAAACTTACATATCAAAGGTtgttgtctttttgttttttcattatattatcATGCTGACTTTTGTGTGTATTTTTATTAGAGTTTCTATCATAATTATAAGTTATAGGGTGTAAATGACTTATGACTGGACAGttttgtttataattataagatatagAGTTTCGATCATAATTTAGAGCTTCCCGTAATATTAtttgtatgttattttttttgtaattattatttgaCATAATATATGGTGGTAGTCAGTTTGTcatgtttgtgtttttatttcttgcttttctttAGTTTTGTTGTAACTTTAACAGATGGAAGAAAATACTATGAGTTGTAATTTTGGTTCAACCTAAAGGGTTGGTGGCGATTCCTTTTCTATACTAGTGGATGTAGAGGAGTATGGGACTCTTCCAATCCCTTCATCCACATATACATAACATCCTACCAATTTCATCTcacatttacaaaaaaaaaaaaaaaacatatagtaACCAATCGATGGTATGTAAACACTTTACTAAAGTGCAATTTATTGATCACGATAATCCAAAAGCTCAGTGCAATTATTGGGCTGAGTTATACAATTGTCATTACAAGAATGACATTTACTCTATGATACACTATCTTCATAATACATGTGAATCCTCTCCTCTTAAAATcaaatgagttgaaaaaagtcAATCATTTAGTATTAAGATGGATGCAAAGGGAAGAGTGTGTAACCCACAAAGTGTAATGAAGTATGATGAGAAAAATTGAGGGTGTCAAccactaaattttttattaggtgTGAATTGTCTTTTAGGCTTGTGGAGCATGATGGGTTTATTGAATTTGTAGCTGATTTTGAATCCCGACTTACTTTGCCATCCCGAAccactttaaaaaagaattatattaaactatataacgaagagaagataaaattaaaaaagttgttAGATGGTCAAAGAATCTGTCTTACCACCAATACTTAGACATCAATGCAAAATATAAACTACATGTGCATTATcacacattttattgattgcaattggaaattgcatagaaaaaattaaattttgtcaaattccTGACCATATAGACAAAACTATTGGAAGGGTATTAGATTTGGAATTACATGAATGGGGTGTTGATAAAATTTTGACAATCATAGTTAATAATGCCTCCtttaatgatgtcataacatccAAGGGTTGAAAGAATATATACAGTCGATGGACCTTAaaggtaaatttatatataagtttcttcaaacttgaaatcttgtttgTATTAGTTTATTATCTATTTAGATTTTAGctcaattttttaattctttttagaTGATCATTCAGCTTCATCTTCAACCGAGCATTAAgtattcatcttcattttttttgtttgtttctatcAAGCAAAATCTAGTATGAGGAAAATCGTTGTCTTTGTTTATGCCCATGTTTgatattttacataattttatttattaaaaaaaatcatattaacaTTCTTCTTTTGTTGTTTATGCCCATGTTTGGTCTAATGTTAGCATTGGACAGGTTAGTGGAGATGTGCacattatactattattttatatggTGGCAATGCCTTGTTGCCCTGTGGTTATCagattttgtatgttttttttatattttaggtATGTCGTTCCTTGGAATTATAAACAAGGTATTCCTTGAAATCTGATAAATTTATAAGGCGACGTGCTAATTGTTGATGTGTGAAAAATTGCATAATATACTGGAAGGGAGGAAAGAGTCATTCCCGACCCACCATGATAATTCTGGCCTCGATCAATCTAGTTTAGTACCCTCGACAGTGGTATGGTGTGGTTGTACGGTATTAGTGCATATATTCATGGCAATAAACGAAAAATAAGTgtagagaaaataaagaaagatgaaCACACAATTTTTTGTGGTTTGGCATAATGTCTACGTCTACAGGCATTTGAGAAGGATGAATCAATTATAATATGCTTATTACAGTCTCTCATAGCCTCTCATTTTTCACTGTGCAATTGAGATCTTGAATATGTTTGTTGAAGAATAACCCTTTGCTGAAGCTCCCTTTCGAAAGGTTGGAAAAGAAGTTGAAGTTGCAGTCGAAGAAGAACCCATTTGAAGTCATATGGACGTCCCCTTTATCTGATACCTCTTTTCGTGTGCCCCTTGCAATGATGAGACATCGTTCGCTTTGCATGTCTAACCACCTCTCACTTTCTCCTGACATTATCCCTCTTGCCTCCTGACACAGTATTCTTTCCTCTTGCCTTTCTACTTTTTCTCTTGTCTCCTAGTG
This is a stretch of genomic DNA from Carya illinoinensis cultivar Pawnee chromosome 3, C.illinoinensisPawnee_v1, whole genome shotgun sequence. It encodes these proteins:
- the LOC122303228 gene encoding DNA mismatch repair protein MSH3, with protein sequence MGKQKQQVISRFFASKPKIPSSPSPPSFSSSSSTPPPKISATVTFSPSKRRLTSRLSSSNSKPSKLPKLSPHTHNAIPPLPNPSLHEKFLHRLLEPSTTCSEPSSQNPKPNPTKYTPLELQVVDLKNKYPDVLLMVEVGYKYRFFGEDAEIAARELGIYAHLDHNFMTASVPTFRLNVHVRRLVSAGYKVGVVKQTETAAIKAHGENRLGPFCRGLSALYTKATLEAAEDMGGGEEGWGGESNYLVCVVEKGVLEKNFECGVESGFDVTIGMVAVEISTGEVVYAEFNDNFMRCALEAVVLSLSPAELLLGKPLSQQTEKLLLAYAGPSSNVRVEHASGECFIDGGALAEVMSLYENTGEDTLVDHPYHAKQSTKFTEQGNHRLTIEGIMSMPDLTVQALALTIRHLKQFGFERILCLGASFRPFSSKMEMTFSANALQQLEVLKNSTDGSESGSLLQFMNHTLTIYGSRLLRHWVAHPLCDRNMISARLDAVSEIAESMGSSRASQNIQGLDGENSDTTVVQPEFTYILSSVLTMLGRSPDIQRGITRVFHRTATPSEFIAVIQAILCAGKQLQKIHLEEEDTVKNMRANTVYSKLLKKLILTASSSIVIGSAVKLLSTLNKEAADQRDLKNLISTSNGQFPEVSRAQKEVHMAQEKLDSLIDVYRKQLGMRKLEFMNVSGTTHLIELPLDVKVPLNWVKVNSTKKTIRYHPLEVLTALDQLLLANEKLTVACRAAWDSFLREFGKYYADFQAAVQALATLDCLHSLAILSRNKNYVRPVFVYEDEPVQVHISSGRHPVLETMLQDNFVPNDTNLNADSEYCQIVTGPNMGGKSCYIRQVALIAIMAQVGSFVPASSAKLHVLDGIYTRMGASDSIQQGRSTFLEELSEASNILHNCTARSLVIIDELGRGTSTHDGVAIAYATLHYLLEQKRCMVLFVTHYPKIADIRNEFPGSVGAYHVSYLTSHKDMDIENSKSDHEDVTYLYKLVTGVSESSFGFKVAQLAQLPSTCISRAIIMGSRLEALVNNRAGSRLEKKHLLEKLLIDDEPQTQKKMLETPECFGPGGTWDLEDVNVAYKGFFFSLKAAVSDDEVARSIQLLNARRIAKDLVSRVQGHS